In Hippopotamus amphibius kiboko isolate mHipAmp2 unplaced genomic scaffold, mHipAmp2.hap2 H_1, whole genome shotgun sequence, a genomic segment contains:
- the USP29 gene encoding LOW QUALITY PROTEIN: ubiquitin carboxyl-terminal hydrolase 29 (The sequence of the model RefSeq protein was modified relative to this genomic sequence to represent the inferred CDS: inserted 2 bases in 2 codons; substituted 1 base at 1 genomic stop codon), with protein MELLAHAVGDRILETTFLLCCLHEPPPVFPNLVEVVGCQWLLKLPQEKKLLPFSIQNSFDFFFRAEELEYNFKKCKHKSSVAMHKFCRLPRVLLVPLKRYIFNDTWSLVKDSQQVDIPKFLSASSHCNDSTKSPFAIASHAPTGDSKVLTVFPEMISEILDSLTPSEKLISESGDSLARNAEPQIFQKICEWSSPAQQQRDRENGPELNIIASEXADSGDGTVSGQELPAADSVMDQGDTCLLMICEDDREPTRSPHTSLGEAHLQEVPKDLELKKYDKTNAFVELDFDNVTESTEDFYKTNENKIPERSRGVTEGLQQCNENSXEEFPQQESPPGVRKLDAQKHTEKDFRSLQNLYSLSALGSDTNPGILDXEDTESEAKAVKRNSEVGDPLCDYRLISVVSYLESSPDSGYYVSDVYDVEKQACFTCNDLQVSEIQESVMEEARLRTAYIFFYMHEIFQALLRKARNPQVLKAEIGEIPP; from the exons ATGGAGCTCCTGGCTCACGCCGTGGGCGACCGCATCCTTGAAACCACCTTCCTTCTGTGCTGCCTGCACGAGCCGCCACCGGTCTTCCCCAACTTGGTGGAGGTGGTGGGCTGCCAGTGGTTAT TGAAACTTCCCCAAGAAAAAAAACTACTTCCTTTCTCTATTCaaaattcatttgattttttctttagaGCAGAAGAACTTGAGTATAACTTTAAGAAGTGCAAGCACAAGAGTTCTGTTGCCATGCACAAATTCTGTAGACTTCCCAGGGTCCTACTTGTTCCTTTGAAACGCTATATCTTTAATGATACTTGGTCGCTAGTGAAGGATAGCCAGCAGGTTGATATTCCTAAATTTTTAAGCGCATCTTCTCATTGCAATGATAGCACCAAGTCACCGTTTGCCATTGCCAGTCATGCACCTACTGGGGACTCCAAAGTCCTAACAGTCTTTCCAGAGATGATTTCTGAGATCCTTGACTCACTGACACCTTCAGAGAAGTTGATCTCAGAATCCGGTGATTCCTTGGCAAGGAATGCTGAACCACAAATTTTCCAGAAGATCTGTGAATGGTCAAGCCCAGCACAGCAGCAGAGAGATCGGGAAAATGGTCCTGAACTGAATATAATAGCATCAGAATGAGCAGACTCAGGAGATGGGACAGTCAGTGGACAGGAGCTGCCAGCAGCTGACTCCGTGATGGATCAAGGAGATACTTGTCTTCTTATGATCTGCGAAGATGACCGCGAACCTACCAGGAGCCCACACACAAGTCTTGGAGAGGCTCACCTTCAAGAGGTGCCCAAAGATCTGGAACTTAAGAAATATGACAAAACCAATGCATTTGTAGAGTTAGATTTTGACAACGTCACCGAGTCTACTGAAGATTTCTATAAGACTAATGAAAACAAGATTCCAGAAAGATCTCGAGGAGTGACTGAGGGACTCCAACAGTGCAACGAGAACT ACGAGGAATTCCCTCAGCAGGAATCACCTCCTGGCGTTAGGAAGCTGGATGcccagaaacacacagaaaaggaCTTCAGGAGTCTTCAGAACCTGTATTCCCTCAGTGCATTGGGTTCTGATACGAACCCTGGAATTTTAG ACGAGGACACAGAGTCTGAAGCCAAGGCAGTGAAAAGAAACTCGGAGGTGGGCGATCCGCTTTGTGACTACCGGCTCATCAGTGTCGTCAGCTATCTCGAGAGCTCCCCAGATTCGGGCTATTACGTCAGCGATGTTTACGATGTTGAGAAGCAGGCCTGCTTCACCTGCAATGATCTACAAGTATCAGAAATTCAAGAGTCCGTGATGGAGGAGGCCAGGCTTCGCACTGCGTATATCTTTTTTTACATGCATGAGATCTTTCAGGCGCTGTTGAGAAAGGCTCGGAATCCCCAGGTACTTAAAGCAGAGATAGGGGAGATTCCTCCCtag